A segment of the Deltaproteobacteria bacterium genome:
ACCGCTAATGCTGAAATCGCTGCCATTGCCAGTTCTGAACGTTTTGCGACAACCAATGGGATCAATGAAGGCACAGCCGTCGGCTCACGCAATTGTCCAAGGATCTGTACGGCAGCAACTTGCGATTCAATAACCGGAACTCTTAATTGTTCGCGTAAGTTTTGCACAATAGGAGGATAACCATGGTCATGTGCATAAAGTCGCAAAGTTTCAGCAGCAAGATAACGGTTTTTAGGTTCAGCATCATAAAGTCGTCGTGTTAATGCTGCGAGCGCTGGTGGATATTGTACGGTATAAAGATAATAAATAGCAAACAGACGATGGAGAGCATTTGGACTTTCAAGATGGGGTAATACTATTGCAGCGGCGCTAGCCCCCCGTGCTGCAATAAGTTCAAGTAAGCCGCTGCAAGCACGAAAAAGTGGCAGACTATCATTTTCAGATAAAGGATCACAAAGCAATCTTCCGGGAAAACGTTGATGTAATTCATCGTCGATGCTAGTACCGAGAGCTAATAATTTTTCGATAGCATCACGTCGTATTTCAGGATTTTGAGCTTCTAATGAGTCAAAAAGAAACTCACGCGTGTCGATAACCTTGCCAGCTACTTCTACTGCGGCGGTGGGAGTAATTTGTTTTTGGGCGCGTTCAGCTTCAGCAATAACATCATCCCAGGTTACGCTTGGTGGTGTATTTTGAGTATGTTGGCTGCTTGCAAATGCTGAACTATCAAGCCCAGCAGTCTCGATTAGTACATCTTGCCAATCATCAAGCGCGGCTTTTGGGCTATCACTGACGTCAGCAAAAATTTGATAATCGCTATGTTCCGGCGGTTTTTTCTTCGTTGCGGGCCGCTCATTTATTTTATTTGGTATGGGAATCGGAATCGGTGTTGAGGTAGAGGAAAGTTTTGATGCAGGAGTTGCCAAAGCAGTTGAGTTGAATTCTCCTAAATCAAGCTCTACCGCTATATCAGGATCAATAATAATCTCATCGCTTATATTAATACTAACTTCGGCTTTGCCGATTTCACTCAAGCTTACAATGCCCCAGGGTTCCAAACTATTATCAGTAGAATCGCCTTGGTTTATTGTTGACTCAGTTTGGTTTTGAACATTGATACTAGGCGCAAGGGTATCACCGATATTTGTTATCATTGTCGGCTCACTAAGTTCATCATTATTTAAAACAGTTTCATCGATTGGCACAGCTTTTTTGTTGATTTTACTCAACCTGCCGATAGCAACAGCAGTTGGTATAGGGCTATTGGCAGGGAACTCATGGTTATTAGTAATAGCATATGATGAAGAGGTAAAATTATTTACTGGTTGATAGCTTGCCTCATTTACCTTGCTCTCATTAGTATTAGCTGATGAATTATCATAATTAGCTGTTGACTGTGGTGGTACAATGTTTTGAACCACCCAAGTTTCGCCTTCAGCACTAACGGTCATGGCATTGAAATCAAGTTGAGCAGGTTCACTAGCAATATTGGCTAGCTCGTTGTCGGGATTTTGTTTTTGTCTTCTGATCAACCGTTCAAAAGCGACACCAGTTCTTTGAATAAGCAGTAATATTGCGGCTACTCGTCTTGAAGAAACAACACGCTTGCCATTATCGGCGTAAAGTATTGCTGCCATTTTATCACCAATAAAAATTGGCGCTAGTAGCGCAGCTCGCGGTATTTCACGTCCCATATCATCAAGTAGTTTGGTATTTATGCTATTTTGTATCAGTGGTCCTAAATAATGGCCGCCAGTTGCATATATAGTTTGAAATACTGATGGTAACTCTACGCTAAGGCTAATTCGCGCTACTCTTTGAGTGTCTGCAGGTGTTGCTCCTCGCCAGCCATTTATCCGTTCGCTATGAATTGCAAATAATCCAGCAAATTCAAAAACCGAAATAGCTGCACCTAATAAAGCTTCGACGATATTATCTCGGTCTATGGCGGCATCTAAACGTTTAAGTACACTACGAACATCAAGACTTTGACGTTGTTTGTTACCTAGCTTTGAGGTAGGGGTAATTACACTTTGAGTTAATCCCCACGAAAGAACGTGTTCATTAGATTCTGAAAAGCTAGTTGGTAGATCACCATCAAGACGTTTAAGCAAGTTGGCAAAACGTGGTAGCAGGGCCGTGCCATAAACATGGTGCATAGCATAATGTAACCGAACCTCAGTCGTAACTACGGCCACCGCTTTTAATCGCAACCGTTCACTGATCCGTTCTAATAATTGCTGATCAGGAGCCTCATTAAGTAATACCAATAATTCTTGTTCTACTAAACGAAATGGTACCAAATGGTAGGTTTCAGCGAACACTAAAGGGAATAGGCGTGGTATGTGTTCTGCGATTTGGTCTATCTGTTGTTTATCGATTGTTGGTAAGCCAGTAACAATGCCTAAATACTTAAGTAAAATGTGCTCAGAAGTATCGCTAACTTCAAAAATATTAGTATCAATGCTGCCGCCAAAAATTACTTGTCGTTGCAAAGCCTCATTGAGAGTCTCAACACTAATGATACGATTTTCAAGTAAGACTTGCGTGAGTTGCTGCGGCATTAAGTTCCTCGCCTTATAATAAACTCACCAAGTGCAACTTTATCTTCTCGCGCACTTCGGGATTCGGCGCCGAACTCATAGCTCGTTGCCACATTTCTACAGCTTTCTGGCGAAAACCGCGTGCATGGTAGAGTTGCGCAGCTTTTTGAGCCGCAGAAAAATAATCAGGTTTTAATTCAATAGCTCGTTCATAATGGTAAATCGCTTGAAACGCTCTATCGTATTTTTCTAAAGCAACAGCCAATAAAAATTGAATCGCAGCAGAAAACGGCTCAAGTGACTCAGCCTCTTGCAATTGATCGACAGCTTGGGCGTAATCATCAAGAGCCAAGAACTCTTGACCTTTTTGTAATAAACGTTGTGCTGTATCACTAAGTTGCTCATCAGAGTCATTTATGTGCGTACGTTCAAGTAATTGTGTAACTATATGACGCAAATCAGCCACCCGAAAAGGCTTTTCCATAAAAGCATCCGCTTTATAAGTGGCCTTAATATCATCTGCAATTTGCCAACCACGGTATACTGCTGAGATCATCAACACGGGGATATTTGCAAAACGTTTACTTTCTTTAACCTTGCGGCAAATTTCAAATCCATGCACTTCAGGCAACATAGCATCAAGAATTATTAGAGCCGGTTGACGCGCCTTTATTAGCTGTAGAGCTTCAAGGCCACGACTAGCATTGATGATTTCACAACCAAGAGGATTAAGTGTGGAGTTAATTAATTTTGCGATATCAGGTTCGTCTTCGACTACTAGAATAACTTTAGTATTACTTTTAACTTTTGTTGTAGCGGCAGTTACATTTGCAGAAGTTTCGCTATCTTCTTCAATAGATTCAATATCGCTATCAATGACTACTTCAACATCTAATTCATCAGCTATTTCATCACCGGTAATAACCGGAGCGTATTCTTGATTGTTTAATTCAGCTGGGGCTAAGGGAGCGCGAAAATAGGAACCAGCGGCTGCATAAACCTTGGGAATAAGTTCAATCAAGCGCGAATATAAAGCGGCATGCGGTAAAACCTGCATACCGGCAGCGAAGGCTAATTCATCTATTACTTTTTTATCTTTTGGTGTGGCCATAGCTACCAAAAGATATGGACCATCTATTCGCACTGGCAAAAGTATATGCTGCTGCGCCATTGCTATTGGTACTCGTTTAACGATGCTAGTAGATATAATTGCACGAGATAAATCGATTGCCGGTATACCATCACGAGTTGATAACGCTGCCAGAGCATCAATCTCAGATATGCGACCATGAGCTACCGCTGCTGATAAAAATCGCGAACGCGTTAATAATCGCTCAGCCTCGATTAATTCAGCAGTAGTATGGTCAATGACACCTCTTTCAACTAAAATGTCACCAATACGCTTGGACTTCGGCATGTGCCTTTCACCTTAACAAATCTCTCAATTTAATATTTGTGCTTATCAATGTGTACAGGTTTATACTATAACCATCCTAAAGTCGTGTTAGATGCAATAAAATGTTGTTAAATGCTTTTCCTTAAAATGGAATTTGATCTGTATCAAGTTCTTGGGGAAATAGCTGGTGTCGATTACTTTTTACTCTGTTATTACTGGGACGTATAGTGAAACTATTATAAAAACCTTCAAGATCAGGACCCAAATACCCAGCTAGTTCAGCATAACATTCAAAATGTAAAATAAAAGCCTCAGTACCCTTAACAATATGTAACTCTTCGATAATTCTAGGAAATTGGGCATTACCTTGATAATAATACTTACCGGAAACAATTGCTGCAGGACTACCGGATACGATTACGTCACGATCTGCAATTTTTTGAAAAGAAGGTAGCTTGCTTAATCGTTGCTCAATTGCATTGAGCAACAATTGCCGTGGTGAAGCGCCAGCAGGTACAACTAAGCGTTGAATTACTAAATTAGCATCAACACTTTCGTTGGTTGGTTTAAGTACTGTGACATCATGTTTTTTATCATAGGCAATAGCTGTCCAAGTACTGGGCATTTCAATAGAAAATAGACGATCTGGAGCTACCCAAATATCTTTTCTTTTAAATGGTAATTCGGCCATACCACCTGAATACGGCATTACTTGTGCCAGTAATGGCAATGGAATGGCAAAAAGCATGAAAATAAAAATAAAACGCATCAAACTGCTCCTTACCGAAGTTGTCGTGTAATGAGCTGATAATCATCCGACTTATTAAGGTTATTCCTCAAAGTTGTTTTCGAAAAAGACCACAGCATTATTTATGTACGCGTCGCACATCTCCTGCAATTATTTCTTTTATTCCATATTGAGTAATAACACGCAGGGCACCGCTTTTCGAAATACCATCTGCTTTGCCCGCAATAATCGAGCCTGCCACTGGTTCGGCTTTGATCTCACAACCATACAATGCATCTAATTGTTGCCAAGTGTTAAGAATCGGAGCAATACCATCGTGTAACCAGGCATTATACCATTTTTCAACTGAATCAATAACTACTCTGAATACGTCATTAACAGATACATCTGTTTTACCTGTTATATCGTGTAATCCGATATAAAGATTTTTAATTTCATCTGATAGGGATAAATTAATTGCTGAAGCTACATTAAAACCGAAACCAACAAGTACAGTAGGCGTTGCACTATGTAAATCTTCACATTCGGTTAAAATGCCACAAAGTTTACTTTCGTTTACTATAATATCATTGGGCCATTTTATCA
Coding sequences within it:
- a CDS encoding response regulator — its product is MPKSKRIGDILVERGVIDHTTAELIEAERLLTRSRFLSAAVAHGRISEIDALAALSTRDGIPAIDLSRAIISTSIVKRVPIAMAQQHILLPVRIDGPYLLVAMATPKDKKVIDELAFAAGMQVLPHAALYSRLIELIPKVYAAAGSYFRAPLAPAELNNQEYAPVITGDEIADELDVEVVIDSDIESIEEDSETSANVTAATTKVKSNTKVILVVEDEPDIAKLINSTLNPLGCEIINASRGLEALQLIKARQPALIILDAMLPEVHGFEICRKVKESKRFANIPVLMISAVYRGWQIADDIKATYKADAFMEKPFRVADLRHIVTQLLERTHINDSDEQLSDTAQRLLQKGQEFLALDDYAQAVDQLQEAESLEPFSAAIQFLLAVALEKYDRAFQAIYHYERAIELKPDYFSAAQKAAQLYHARGFRQKAVEMWQRAMSSAPNPEVREKIKLHLVSLL
- a CDS encoding biotin--[acetyl-CoA-carboxylase] ligase; this encodes MSFHDLREHYNEVDSTMAVARQRAQEGAPSGTAIIANAQSKGRGRCDRTWFSAPNKNLYTTVILHPTPRPDGCAITTAGIVVGVAACLAAQQLGASQAMIKWPNDIIVNESKLCGILTECEDLHSATPTVLVGFGFNVASAINLSLSDEIKNLYIGLHDITGKTDVSVNDVFRVVIDSVEKWYNAWLHDGIAPILNTWQQLDALYGCEIKAEPVAGSIIAGKADGISKSGALRVITQYGIKEIIAGDVRRVHK
- a CDS encoding HEAT repeat domain-containing protein, translating into MPQQLTQVLLENRIISVETLNEALQRQVIFGGSIDTNIFEVSDTSEHILLKYLGIVTGLPTIDKQQIDQIAEHIPRLFPLVFAETYHLVPFRLVEQELLVLLNEAPDQQLLERISERLRLKAVAVVTTEVRLHYAMHHVYGTALLPRFANLLKRLDGDLPTSFSESNEHVLSWGLTQSVITPTSKLGNKQRQSLDVRSVLKRLDAAIDRDNIVEALLGAAISVFEFAGLFAIHSERINGWRGATPADTQRVARISLSVELPSVFQTIYATGGHYLGPLIQNSINTKLLDDMGREIPRAALLAPIFIGDKMAAILYADNGKRVVSSRRVAAILLLIQRTGVAFERLIRRQKQNPDNELANIASEPAQLDFNAMTVSAEGETWVVQNIVPPQSTANYDNSSANTNESKVNEASYQPVNNFTSSSYAITNNHEFPANSPIPTAVAIGRLSKINKKAVPIDETVLNNDELSEPTMITNIGDTLAPSINVQNQTESTINQGDSTDNSLEPWGIVSLSEIGKAEVSINISDEIIIDPDIAVELDLGEFNSTALATPASKLSSTSTPIPIPIPNKINERPATKKKPPEHSDYQIFADVSDSPKAALDDWQDVLIETAGLDSSAFASSQHTQNTPPSVTWDDVIAEAERAQKQITPTAAVEVAGKVIDTREFLFDSLEAQNPEIRRDAIEKLLALGTSIDDELHQRFPGRLLCDPLSENDSLPLFRACSGLLELIAARGASAAAIVLPHLESPNALHRLFAIYYLYTVQYPPALAALTRRLYDAEPKNRYLAAETLRLYAHDHGYPPIVQNLREQLRVPVIESQVAAVQILGQLREPTAVPSLIPLVVAKRSELAMAAISALAVICGRNLGADVANWASWWQKNYNRPRPVWLIESLRDANLETLHMVHNELVLLSGTNPEIDFAASGSREKAIATWEAWWTQLVRSSAMQN